In Zingiber officinale cultivar Zhangliang chromosome 1A, Zo_v1.1, whole genome shotgun sequence, the DNA window tACGAAtttcacgatgtctttcttcatactattccactagtaggaacgcctcaaatcttgatacatgcgggtcccacctggatggatcgcaaatcgagagcgatgagcctcctgaagtagctcctgcaagaccgggtgagactaaggtacgcataatctgcctcggaagtatataataccctcctcatctcgtgtgaactcggtcggctgtccggaagctatctggctgccaatgaactgcaaatgctgatcacaggcctgggcctctcggatcctcgtcctgattgacgactaagcaaccatggtaaccagaataccctactctatctgtccctgctcctgaaggcccaactcagagaaaccctgaactaAGTTTGTGAATGAAACTCGGTggtaagccaaagtccctctggacttcctactgagtgcatcggcaaccacattagctttccccgggtggtagctaatggtataatcataatccttcaggaactccatccatctcctgtgtcggagattaagttccttctgggtaaaaatatatttgatactCTTATGATctgtaagaatctcaaatgtaatgtcgtaagatgatgccgccaaatcttcaaagcaaagatgatggcggcaagctccaaatcatgtactgggtagttcttctcatgttgcttcaactgacgagaagcataggagactacccagctgtgctgcatcagaacagcgctcaaaccgtgaagagacgcgtcggtatagagcacgaatccgtcctctccagaaggtaaaatcaaaatcggagccgacactaatctccgcttcagctcctggaagttgGTCTCGCAGTGCTCAGTCCAAGTtaacttcacgtctttcctggtcaggcgtgtcagtggcatagctatgCAGGAGAACCCTCAACGAACcatctgtaatatcctgccagtctcaagaactgcggatctcctgcactgatttcggctgctcccaactggtgacagcctcgatcttctgagggtctaccgaaatacctcggctagagaccACATGACCCAGAAAACTGATTGAAGATAGCtagaaggcacacttgctgaacttcgcgtatagctgatgtcgtcaAAGAGTctcaagactatgcgaagatgttatgcatgttcctcctcggaatgcgagtagatcaatatgtcgtcgatgaaaacgataacGAGCTGATCTAAATACGCcataaagatgcggttcatcaaaaccataaataccgctggaacatcgttaagcccaaatggcattaccaaaaactcataatgtctgtacaacaaacattctcaaccaaagatccccgataacaagtctgaaatctgatcactaactataaatcaccaaagaatatatcatctcatgtgagagcaacgctccatcacaagaaatactatatATGTGGGAGCACCACCAACAAGGTAACCTATATGGGAGCAGCGCTCtaacacaacaatccaaaatatgtgggagcaatgctccatcacacacaattcaaaatatgtgggagcaacactccaccacaaccatctaatatatgtgggagcaatgctccaccacaatcaatccataatatgtgggagcaacgctccaccacaataatccaaaataaataggagcaatgctccaccacaataatccaaaatatatgggagcaacgctccaccacaacaatctaaAATATGTGACCAAGACATCTTACTATCCAACTAGTGACTGCACGAATCACTCTACGACATATCACTGTGAGCAACcaagggtatcacaatccagtaagcaaatcaaatccatcgtcaactctatcaacatcatagtgggtcacccactaataggagaattagttgacaaggcAATACAACAAATGGCATAATGTAGATACTctacataagtagaatcatcatgatgctacccacaatacacctggcacatgtgcccacacaacataggtatgatcgacataatcctccaattagtacacacctaacatactcataacacaTGTATAAATCAGCGTGATCCCTCCAAAAATACattccgaacccgtgtgcatagatcaatgtaggtataatcaacaatacacctcaaacaacaatCACCTAATATATATACACCTGTGCCaaaagtataatcaacgtaatactttcaACGAATCATAATAGTCacaagtgtacacacagaacaaatataatcaacaagatacctcccataatacaccaaacatatgtacacataaCATAGATATGAATAATCAGCATATATAACCCAAATCAACCTAgcattccctatgctaccttctaagttatccaactaggtacatacagtctaaaattaaagtagccatggaataggatacatcgatcctctatagactgatcaaaccgacaatggtatacggctaattcagtcttttccacgtccgtgcaagccatgtactcaaatgtactctagatacccaactaagcacaaataacctaaagattcgaacctctaaaaatagagtatgccaatacctactgatcggaccaaaaAAACTAaacggtcatctactaactaatcaagaatacattaatcctccacaagcaactaaagtATATCGATCcatgactacccaaatcaacaagtgtaaatcagacttcttCTGACCGATGTAACAAGAGTAAATAAATtatctactgatgaaattaactaagataaaacggtattctactggctaagtcaacatgaatatgtagatactatccactacctagctaataataacagaggctggtatgtgcctccatctcctaaccaactagtagtaatagaagctaaaactactggtggtatgatatgaaaaatcaccagagactgtaatccttgatctctattagggtcgatcgTCATCAGttgctaacccatcacatgtaatatgagctacaacaaccagacaagtactaaataaaaagtgttaatacatgtcataactatcatagtcaacaatgcgTACTAataaaaaggtaggataacagtataccaacatacctcctatagcttggagatgtcctgccgctgtcaggtcccaaaacccgaaaagtcacatcgagaaaactaaaacacgaaatccgaaacacgggATATAAGACTCTTAAACTGTGCCcttataccaataaattgtcacgcaccaaaggagtccctgccagaggaaattccaacagcatctcccctgtagaGTGACAATCTaaaccatttctacagacacaatatacctcagccacaggcggctggaatatacacacaaccacacagtttatatgtagcctactcggctgatacaataaaagcaaccacacagttatatgtaaatctaacagcccactcggctgtaccaaaaccaaacacagcagaaatacaatggacaacatatacaaactaaaaatgaggactgctagtcggctaggcttacaccacacaacaaaacaatactccaaaaataaaactggaacacaaagctaaatacacaaatttcatataccaaaaataaaaataaatcaaagcggagacaggtcttctgatatGACATGGGGaccggcaggcaggatactccaagcgactccataaacaacctggtacctgaaaaatagtgtccacgggggtgagttcaacaactcagcagatatctagttgacatgtatagtaaactataacaaatagtaataactatggagtgcAATCTCTTGGACAAAAGCtgaaaatgcacaatagaaaagggctTAAGGGAACTGTACTCACCAAGGCCTCCTATCATAATAgttaggtcgtcagaccgagagtatcataaatcctgtatgcatgtcaaacatatgcatccatccaaatgcagcatataaatacaacaaacacaatcagtaaatgcatcaatgtgtatgatgccaatgacatgtcctggtcacccctactctccagtcagacatctcacacacgatggtgagaccgagtgggtagggctgtgacaaccgtgcactctgccgtcactgctcctgatgagtggacgggatgctgtcagagtacacctatcctcctaccccaaatcataagtgggggagctcaatgctctcatctccttgagccaatccagaggagggatccctgtcggctaccacgctgcgtcacactacccatgagcggaccaacggagccaaatagagcaaACTGTCTGTCGGGTACCACGCTGCGtctctaaaccaacggagcctaacagagcagaactgtctgccggctaccacgctgagtcactggaccagcggagcctaacagcagaactgccacatacctgcctgatataccactaacccatgagtggtggtgtatgcagatctatgtaactggcgatgtgctcaacaataatggagtcaactatcacacagcatgcaatcatgcgagatggtgcatgacactaagaatggcaaaatcctgaacaacatagcaatatccatatatatatatatataaaatgtgtaccataggacaatgaaccaaatcaaaggtacacaaatcagataaggtataaaaacctagatcttAAACATAATAAATACAttgttgtgtcactacccctataagcatgtataatcaggtaggtactaacatgaagtgcataataagtaaacaaaataagcatgtaacaggtatcgggtagtgaccaaccgaagcaaagacgaacataatcattactaaaggttataacctattaaacatatcaacatgacattatcaaagataagtcaaggtacccgccttaaatatCGCACGTGCCAATGGAAATCCCACGTAAGGCAACTCGTCGCAAATCAGAGTCCTATAATACATGAtatacaaatttagctaattacatataaattaattagctaaatcaaatatccgagaagctaacctaaatccacatccaattataaacccaaattggatcatctaactcctccccCACATCTGATAATCATTTCTATACTCTGAATAGTAATCATTAAATCATATAACCCTCATGAATTACCTACCAACGAAATACAATAAGATATGGTTTCATtctatcacaaaaaaaaaaaaaaatcagatgctACCTCCTTACACATCCCCTTCTCCTCATCAAATTAGAACAATTTAACTACTGATATGTCATCACTCTGCATCAACCCGAAAGCTAAATAAAACTCACCTCAATCTCTACACGTAGCCCTTCATGAATTGCTGCTGGAAAGGGTAGCCAATACCAGATGGAGCTGCTGTCATCCAACTAAAATTCTCCAAACCAGCGCTGTACCTAGACCCATACTCTAGATCAATCAAGCTTTAGTTAATCCTATAaaccaattcaagtttaattcGACACCTTACCATATATTTGTGTCAGCAGTGCAAGGTCCCACGGTGGTCCTAGATCAGCTGCATCTGGCGGGTGAAGCAGTAGACAACGCTGATCAAAGCTAGGGCATGAATGAAGAAAAAACTATGGCCTGTAGGTGGCTCGGTAGAACCTGGTGCTAGAGCACAAGGTAGGCGGTCGTCTatcgacgctagggcagaggacgATCGGCGTCGGACTGGGGTGGTCGGCGATCGGGCGGCACCGGCAGTGAAGTCGCCGCCGGTTGTTGGGTTCGGTGGCAGCACAGAGGGGAGAAGGGtgtcggctagggcacgcgaggaagggaaagaaaagaggagGAATCAGCAGatgggaggaggaggaagaaaagtgTCGGCTTCTCTCTTGGTCACGGTTTTATTGAACAAGGAAGGGAACCGTGCGGTGCCGGTTGTAAGGGCGGTTAGGGCTTGACGAAGATGAAGAAGAGGGCGCGTCGGGGAATGGCTCAGGCATGCGGGAGAAAAAGGAAAACggagaagaataaaagaaaagagaaaaacaaaagaaaacaaaacattttctcgcttaaacggggtagcctaaacaggctttcccgagcTCCGTTTTTATCCCGATAACCtgagtcatacgagctccgaaaaatttcagaaaaatttctaaaaattctaaaaaattcccttatcattattcgccatttttcgatattttacaggtATCGTGCCTAGCCTGACTAGAGTTGGACTATGCAAGACAAGACCCTTTCTTTGCCTTGCTCAACTGACCCTTCAGGGTTTCTATCAACAACTTGATGATGTTGAACCAAACAAATTTAAATGTCTACATTGTATTCATAGAATGATAAATAACACTAAACAGATAAACTCGAAGAGGATGATAAAGAAGTTTAGTTATTTACATTATGCTACAAACTTGTACATTTATCTCGCAACAAATATCACCCACACTGTAAGAACACCTTTTTTCtgacagttttttttttaaaattttttgaaaacttgTCATGTTGATTTCTTCATTACATCCTTAGAAATCTGGAGTAAGAGATGGCGACTGAGCATGTATCATTGCCACACCAATGGAGAAAGCCTGTAGGTATGAAAGAGAAGGGTGGAAGTTGATGACATATAGACCATAATTCATGTCTATTATCTTGATAGTCGATTCAGTTCTCTTTGATCCCTGAAAATTGCAAAACAATTGCTTGCTAAGCATTCAGTGAGTGCGTGAAATGTAGTATACTATATGTTGGCCATCTAGCTCTAGCTACCAGTAAGAATAGAGATGTAAGAGCTACCTCCGTAAATAGATCGACCGACTTGTTATGATCCTGCAGCTCCTCTTTTAATGAAGATGAAGAGTTCTTGGTGATGCTGCTGCAAGAAAGTACTTGTATAGAGCATCCAACATCCCAACCACCACAGTCACATTGCCCCCCAGTTCGCCATCTCGTTATGATACCTGATGGACCTCTGGTTTGGATACTTTGGCCACCGTGGAGGTCGGCTGGAACTAAGACAGTTAAATTTTTAGAAGATTTATCTCTACTTATCGACCGACTTCCATTGCTAGTTTCCTGAGAAACTAAGGGAGCCGAGGAAGCATCAACATCATTTGCATTTGATGTGCCGAGAAATTTAAGACCCCAACCACCAACTGCTGCCTCCCGATCGCAACCTCGTCGATGATCACTTAGAACAACAGCAGCCAACTCATGTTCAGGTGTGCAATCATTTTGAACTTGATCAGTCAGTTTGTTTTCATCATAGCTTCTGAAAAAGGAACTCAATTCATTGAGACTGCAGATGGAATTATTCTTCAATGCTTGGCTTGGATTAAGTATGTTCGACACCCTCTTACCCAACTCCTTGGCTTTCAGGATGAAGGAACCTGAACTTCTCGTTCCGAGTAAACTTTTTGCATTAGCATTGTATAGAACAAACTCAGTCTCCCTTGTTCTTGATCCATCTGTGCCAAAGGTTAAAAGGTTGGATACTTTCATTTTTCCAAGGATTTCCGATGCATCAGAAACACATTTTTCTGATTTGAAGTTGTTAACTGATCTTGAATGAAACGAGTAGATGTAGTCCTTTCCTTTAGCCATAGAAGATTCAATTTTCCAGGGCCTGGAAAGGTATACTTCTGAGAAGTCATCACCTACTGTAAATACAAAATAAGGTGTGCCACTCTTCCATTGATATCGAATCTGTCCTTTCATCATAGAATCGTTTGCGGTGGTTAGCGTAGACTCGCATAGATCATATCTCTGGCTTGAATCGACATCGGAGACAGGAGTTTTCTCAGAAATTTTCATCAcagaattagatttttcaagGATTGCTTTTCTCCTGAATTGTGTCAGCACTGACCTGCAAATAAGAGCTGGAGTAGCTGCAGCTAACGCTGAGGCAGTTCTAATCTGATTTTTATCATTGTCAGAATGAGTGTCCATGGTTCCTCTTCTTCCAAGTGTTCCAACTGCAGAACCAAATGAAGAATCTACCAGTAGAGTATTGATCACGATAGGCATAGACAATGAGGAACTCATGAAGGTCCTTGCTCCTATGATTGTCATAATCGAATTAAACGACCGTTGAACCTCAGGCCTGAGGACTACATTCAGTGGCCTAGACAACGAGTCGTACACTTCGATGGGTTCTCTAAGATTATTCATATGTTTTGCTCTTCTGCGAGGTTCTAAGGCTTCGAATAAATACTTCATGAGTGTCAAATTGAAGGAAGGTAAAAGGAGTCGCTTGAAAGTTTAGTGAGCTCTAAAGAGAGATCTGTGGCCTCCATTAGCACACAGCCAAAGTATCTGCATCAGTTATAAGCAAAGGGAGGGGAagcttgaaaaaaaaaactcctaTTTTCTTGCAAGTGAAAGAATTTCATGCTCATAATGAAGAATGCTGGAACATCAATGCAGCATGAGaacattaatatcaaatatataaaGGGTAGTCAGGTCAGGAAACTCCTGTCAATAAATACCAGATCTCAGAAAAGGATCTATTATATGTAGTATTATCCTATTTTGCAAgacattattttcaaaattcaaacataTAACCTCTACGTCACATAGTAATAATTTTACCGTTACGCCAAGACTTCTCTTTATTGATGCCAAATATATACAATACCAAAATTGTATCCAGACTCATACAAGGATTCCGATGGGATGGAACTCCCACGTAGACTAAAAACTcacaaagaagattttttttaaattggaAGATGATTTATATTTACACTACATCAAtttaaaaagaacaatcaaatgaaAATGAGGCAATAAGACAATGTAATTGGACTGCTGCCCAAACAGTTGTACCTTCTAAACTAAAAACATACCAAAATTTCTTAACCCTCCAAAATAAAGAATAACTTTTCAACTTTGCTGTGTCCTTAAAAGCTTATTCTCCTAAGGAGATCTTATCAAAATTAATCATTACATGTCAAAACTTAGGATATAACTAAATTCTTTATTGGCAATCTAATTAGACTGTTACCCAAACTATCGCgccttcaaaattaaaaatataccaAAAAATAATCACCAACATTACCTTTTCCTTAAAAGCCAGTTTCATAAAGAGATCTTTTACCAAAATTAATCATTACAAATCAAAACTTAGCATAGTAGATTCTTGATTTGCATTAGTGTCCTCCATCGAGGACAACACGATGTTAGAGAAGCTTTCAATACGTCTCCCTACAAGTTTTAGCATCATCAACTAGGCTGTCATTTCTTTACTTGCATTAGAAACAATATCATCACTAGCGGTCAGAACAAACTTTGGCATCTGAGATTGTAGTCACATTAGGCATTTTCATTATCTCGAGAACCAAAGAAGTTGAAAATTCCAACCAAATGGATGTTCAAAATTGGATATTGTTGTTCAATCCCAGGTGATTTCTCCAAGAGTTAAGATAACTGCGTTAAAGAAAACAATTACATTCCTTATTAGGTAGGTAATAGGTATTTGTACTTGTACCTAGACAAGAAGATACGCGAGTTGCAAAACATTGTTTGTCGAGAGAATAACTTCTCCATATAAATTTTTGGATTATTCCTGAACTTATCAATATAGCATTTACTCTTTCTTCTAGCATACCGTTCTTGCATTCCAAAATGCCATTAGATTGTAGTGAGTAGGGGCTATTGTTGGGTGAATGATGTCTGACTCAAAGAAAAATTCATTGAATGATGCCCCATATAATCTCTTCTATcactacgaattattttaatcaTTTTGCTAAGATAATTTTCAACCTTATTCTTTTAGTGCTTAAACACTTCAAGTGTCACTTAACGATATAAAGGTGATGCAATACTTCTTTCCACCTCTCATTTGAACAAACTTCATGTCACATGTGGCAGTATGAATCCATTCAAGAGATGTAGTGCTCCTTTCTATTGAAGAAAAATGAAACTTTGCTATTTTAGCTTCCATAGAAGTCTCACACTTGTATCTTGTGTCAAACTTAATTTCGGCAATAAATCTAATTTCGATAATTTGCACAAATTATAACTGATATATCCTAAATGGTCATGTCGTAAATCATAAGACTCAATCAAGTAAAAGTTGGAATTTTATTATTCATGGGGAAA includes these proteins:
- the LOC122025046 gene encoding uncharacterized protein LOC122025046 translates to MKYLFEALEPRRRAKHMNNLREPIEVYDSLSRPLNVVLRPEVQRSFNSIMTIIGARTFMSSSLSMPIVINTLLVDSSFGSAVGTLGRRGTMDTHSDNDKNQIRTASALAAATPALICRSVLTQFRRKAILEKSNSVMKISEKTPVSDVDSSQRYDLCESTLTTANDSMMKGQIRYQWKSGTPYFVFTVGDDFSEVYLSRPWKIESSMAKGKDYIYSFHSRSVNNFKSEKCVSDASEILGKMKVSNLLTFGTDGSRTRETEFVLYNANAKSLLGTRSSGSFILKAKELGKRVSNILNPSQALKNNSICSLNELSSFFRSYDENKLTDQVQNDCTPEHELAAVVLSDHRRGCDREAAVGGWGLKFLGTSNANDVDASSAPLVSQETSNGSRSISRDKSSKNLTVLVPADLHGGQSIQTRGPSGIITRWRTGGQCDCGGWDVGCSIQVLSCSSITKNSSSSLKEELQDHNKSVDLFTEGSKRTESTIKIIDMNYGLYVINFHPSLSYLQAFSIGVAMIHAQSPSLTPDF